TGGACTGGCTATTTTCGACAACTTTCCTGATGCAGAGCAGGTGAGAGACAAATTCAGGCTCACAACCTACCGTTTTTGCAATTTCCAGGACTTCTTTTTCCTGTATCTCCCCGCCTTCTGAGATCTGAGGATTGACAACATCAAACTCAAGCAATTTCAGCAGGGATACCTCAATCACAGTAAAATCTCTTCCATTACCTGCCAGAAATTTAGCAATTTCCCAGGGGTTCCCGACTGTAGCGGAAAGTCCGATTCTCTGGAACTCCCCGGAGATTTCCACAAGCCTCTCAAGACCTACAGCCAGTTGAGTTCCTCGTTTCGAGCCTGCAAGCTCATGGATTTCATCTATCACGACATGAGTCACGGTCTCAAGGTTCTGCCGCAGGCGGGAGCCAGTAAACATAGCCTGCAAGGTCTCAGGGGTCGTGATCAGCATATCAGGAGGATTTCTTGACTGGCGCTGCCTTTCACTCTGCGGAGTATCCCCATGCCGGACCTGGACTTTGATATCGAGCAATTTCCCGAGGATTTCTATGCGAGAAAGCATATCCCTGTTAAGCGCCCTCAACGGGGTTATATAAAGGGCGGAAATTCCCCTTCTGGCTTCGGGTTTCTTTTTCAGAATACTGTTAAAAACGGGCAGCACAGCTGATTCGGTCTTGCCTGAACCCGTTGGAGCTATTAAAAGGGTGTGCTTCCCGTCCATTATATGAGGAAAAGCCCTTTCCTGGGGCTCTGTGGGCTTTGTAAAACCAAGGGTCTTAAGGGCTTCCTGAATCTTTGGATGAAAGAAGTTAAAACTGTTATGAAATGTCATATTTTATGAAATGTCATATTTTTGTGATCGGTTTTTGATTAAGATGCCCAATTATTGAGCTGATAGTTCCGGTATAAATATTTCTATGCAAGCGTGTAAATAAAGCGAGTGAAATGAATAGGAAATATGAGAAGAAGAGCATGAGAAAAATGTAAGAATTGATATAGGTATTAAAATATATAAAATTAGTCCATATTAAAATAAAAAGTAAAGGTATGGAAACTTAAAACCTGGATGGAATCAAGTAAAGGTTGTAAAAGTTCATTTGTAAGTTGTAAAGATTTTTTATAAGTATGTAATATTTATAAAATATTGGAAAAAATAAAGCCTTCCTGAAACTATACCGCACTAAAATCTGGATTTATTCATCCTGAAAAGTTAGCCGAGATCTCAACTTTGGTAACATTATCTTTAAATGCATTTTCCGGATTTTCCGCTTCGTCCAGACCTTTTACAGGAAGTTCAAATACAAAGGTTGAGCCTTTTCCCTGAACACTTGTAAACCATACTCTGCCCTTATGCATATCAACAAACTGCTTCACCAGAGCAAGCCCAAGACCAGTACCTCCATACTGCCGGTTCATGCCTGAATCAATCTGTTTGAATGGTTCAAAGAGATATTTCTGGTCTTCGGAAGATATACCTATTCCTGTATCTGTGACCGAAAATACAGCTTTGTTTCCGCTTTTTTTACAGTAGACAGAGATTTTGCCTCCATCGGGAGTAAACTTGACAGCATTGCTTGTGAGGTTATAAAGGATCTGGATAAGGCGGCTTCTATCTGCCTGTATATATTCTAAACCTGGGTCTATCTTGAATTCCATTTCAAGGTTTTTAACCTGGGCAAGGGGAGAAATTGTGGATTTAACCTCATCGAAAACCGAGCTAATAGAAAACTCACTGTAATTGAGTTCCATTTTACCAGCTTCTACTTTAGAAAGGTCAAGGATATTGTTTATAAGTCCAAGGAGATGTTTTCCGCTGACAGAGATGTTACTTACATATTTCAGCTGTTTTTCATTAAGATCTCCATAAAGTCTTTCATACAGGATATCCGAAAAACCAATAATAGAGTTAAGTGGCGTCCTTAATTCGTGACTTATATTGGTAAGGAACTCACTCTTTGCTCGGCTGGCAGCTTCAGCGTCCAGTTTTGCCTGGAGCAGTTTCTGTTCAGTTCTTTTACTCTCGGACAGGTCAATGAAACATTCAACAAAGTAATCTTTGCCCTCTATGGTTACTGGAACTACACTTTTAAGGATTGGAATAATTTCCTTTCGAGCATTGATCATCTTTTTTTCTGAATTATCCACAGTCTGTCCAAGATCACTGATAGGACATTTTCCTACTTCTGTAGG
The Methanosarcina thermophila TM-1 genome window above contains:
- a CDS encoding PAS domain-containing sensor histidine kinase yields the protein MAEEEVYRALFEQSNDAIFITEEERILEVNPQGCKLLGYDRDHLEKISLFSIFAEESLPDFQNAMRVTLENRSAFFETKFKRSDNSVLDVEIYSLALNNRRKTILITARDITLRKESERLIQKEREILSALLEKSLCGILLIDASSHKIVDVNPVAIKTIGKSKREIVGNICHQFICPTEVGKCPISDLGQTVDNSEKKMINARKEIIPILKSVVPVTIEGKDYFVECFIDLSESKRTEQKLLQAKLDAEAASRAKSEFLTNISHELRTPLNSIIGFSDILYERLYGDLNEKQLKYVSNISVSGKHLLGLINNILDLSKVEAGKMELNYSEFSISSVFDEVKSTISPLAQVKNLEMEFKIDPGLEYIQADRSRLIQILYNLTSNAVKFTPDGGKISVYCKKSGNKAVFSVTDTGIGISSEDQKYLFEPFKQIDSGMNRQYGGTGLGLALVKQFVDMHKGRVWFTSVQGKGSTFVFELPVKGLDEAENPENAFKDNVTKVEISANFSG